A single region of the Garra rufa chromosome 20, GarRuf1.0, whole genome shotgun sequence genome encodes:
- the mkrn2os.1 gene encoding MKRN2 opposite strand, tandem duplicate 1 yields MEKAVIKFRHCGRNIYSFSCPDTLEWDDTEIHVGLSNSEGLVYNYTLSGVRRDDRGWEQCVCIQLCPPGRHELRESWDRELEQFSTSPEWVSERFDEEREFGSCCYGFALTFINHMRSLDGKVSLSRDEFTGSHVLPRMKTVSLYISIYHAILQHGFYIANTPHDM; encoded by the exons ATGGAGAAAGCTGTGATCAAATTCAGACACTGTGGAAGAAACATTTACAGTTTTTCATGCCCAGATACCCT AGAATGGGATGACACCGAGATTCATGTGGGACTCTCAAATTCAGAAG GTCTGGTCTATAACTACACCCTGTCCGGGGTCCGGAGAGACGACCGTGGCTGGGAGCAGTGTGTCTGCATACAGCTCTGCCCTCCAGGGAGACATGAGCTCAGGGAATCATGGGACAGAGAGCTGGAGCAGTTTTCTACATCGCCAGAATGGGTTTCAGAACG GTTTGACGAGGAGAGGGAGTTTGGATCATGCTGTTACGGTTTTGCTCTGACCTTCATAAACCACATGCGCTCATTGGATGGGAAAGTGTCACTGAGCAGAGATGAGTTCACGGGATCTCACGTTTTACCCAGAATGAAGACTGTATCGCTATACATCAGCATATATCATGCAATATTACAACATGGATTTTACATCGCTAATACCCCACATGATATGTGA
- the mkrn2os.2 gene encoding MKRN2 opposite strand protein, with protein sequence MDKSVIKFNHCDKDIYCFFVPDQCPECAVSFSGKRLEEAPVSIPNPFSNGHKVPCAFLVAPTEDNVLRDFDGRSDLHTGITNTNGIVYNYTKTGVHRDHQGWERCICVPLVQPDMFSLMSQWDQYLEKFSSAPMWDPSWQSFNEENHNCYSYSLMFINCVLATQSKRALSKDEFTRSFVLPRIKRASKYMLLCREISQNHFYIVDNPRRNSFEEDEDSKNTSAFS encoded by the exons ATGGATAAGAGCGTCATCAAATTCAACCACTGTGACAAGGACATCTACTGTTTTTTCGTCCCGGATCAGTGTCCTGAATGTGCAGTAAGTTTCAGTGGGAAGCGGCTGGAGGAAGCGCCAGTCAGCATACCGAACCCCTTCAGCAACGGACACAAAGTCCCTTGCGCTTTTCTAGTCGCGCCAACAGAGGACAATGTGCTCAG GGACTTTGATGGCCGTTCTGATCTACACACAGGAATCACCAACACAAACG GAATAGTCTACAATTATACAAAGACCGGTGTTCACAGAGACCATCAGGGATGGGAGCGTTGTATCTGCGTCCCGCTGGTTCAGCCAGACATGTTCAGTCTGATGAGCCAGTGGGATCAATATCTGGAGAAGTTCTCCTCCGCTCCGATGTGGGATCCGTCGTGGCAAAG CTTTAATGAGGAAAACCACAACTGCTACAGCTACTCGCTGATGTTCATCAACTGTGTTCTAGCCACACAGTCGAAGCGAGCCCTGAGTAAAGACGAATTCACACGCTCGTTTGTGCTTCCTCGGATCAAAAGAGCTTCTAAGTACATGCTGCTGTGTCGTGAGATCTCCCAGAACCACTTCTACATCGTCGACAATCCGCGCAGAAACTCATTTGAGGAGGATGAGGACAGCAAGAACACATCAGCATTTTCTTGA
- the tsen2 gene encoding tRNA-splicing endonuclease subunit Sen2: MTEAVFQAPKRRAKVYESFEAPLPISLSAENGEHIIYRAEIISHHVIVTNPAHIQPLYERGYFGKGVFSRSRPEHMISQQWKYIGDRCLPVISSSEYQKRLSWARAALLMRGLEDESVNHALETLTKPVEFDIEKEHEAKSFDGTLVDQSMDDVSCDTDLNLEHDNLDQTNTARPQRQGNPLYDPLAEIYPEEPELLKANVKCRRHDDWLAHCGCRPDEDQLMSSERSVSNADPAEAYEYVLVAISEEGDSENFSKDNVSAEQRGKLVCRINPFTMMEYLQLSYEEAFFLVYALGCLSVYYRGEALSVAQIWTMFRSLQPNFSSSYAAYHYFRSKGWVPKSGIKYGTDLMLYRKGPPFYHASYSVVVDRCDESLRGAALRPFSWKSLAALSRTTGNVSKELMLCYVITPSDMTEDMLSSPECLKRFTIQEVIMSRWVSSRERTEQEEI, from the exons ATGACGGAAGCCGTGTTCCAAGCCCCTAAACGGCGGGCGAAGGTTTATGAGTCCTTTGAAGCTCCTCTCCCCATCTCACTGAGTGCAGAGAATGGAGAGCACATCATCTACAGAGCAGAAATCATCAGTCATCATGTTATAGTCACAAATCCTGCTCACATACAGCCTCTGTATGAGAGG ggTTACTTTGGTAAAGGAGTGTTCTCTAGATCCAGACCTGAGCACATGATCTCTCAACAATGGAAAT acattggAGATAGATGTCTACCTGTGATCTCCTCATCAGA ATACCAGAAACGCCTGAGCTGGGCACGTGCAGCTCTTTTGATGCGAGGATTGGAGGATGAGTCTGTCAATCATGCATTAGAGACTCTCACCAAACCGGTGGAGTTTGATATCGAGAAAGAACATGAGGCTAAAAGCTTTGATGGGACATTGGTAGACCAATCAATGGATGATGTGTCATGTGACACAGATTTAAACCTTGAACATGACAATCTGGACCAAACCAATACGGCAAGGCCTCAGCGCCAAGGAAACCCACTTTATGATCCTCTGGCTGAGATCTATCCTGAAGAACCTGAGCTTTTAAAAGCCAATGTGAAGTGCAGAAGACATGATGACTGGCTCGCTCACTGCGGCTGCAGACCTGATGAGGACCAGCTCATGAGTTCAGAGCGCAGTGTGTCCAACGCTGACCCGGCAGAAGCTTATGAATATGTTCTGGTGGCGATCTCTGAAGAGGGTGACAGTGAAAACTTTTCCAAGGATAACGTCTCAGCC GAGCAGCGGGGAAAGTTGGTGTGCAGAATAAACCCTTTCACCATGATGGAGTACCTGCAACTCAGTTATGAAGAA GCCTTCTTTCTGGTGTATGCTCTTGGATGCTTGTCAGTTTATTACAGAGGG GAAGCTCTGTCGGTTGCTCAGATTTGGACGATGTTTCGTTCACTGCAGCCCAACTTCTCCAGCTCCTATGCGGCCTATCACTATTTCCGCAGTAAAGGCTGGGTGCCAAAGTCAGGAATTAAATACGGAACTGACTTAA TGCTCTACCGAAAAGGACCACCATTTTATCATGCAAG CTACTCAGTGGTGGTGGACAGGTGTGATGAGTCTCTCAGAGGTGCTGCGCTGAGGCCATTTAGCTGGAAGTCTCTCGCTGCTCTCAGCAGAACCACTGGAAACGTCTCTAAG GAGCTGATGCTGTGCTACGTCATCACTCCATCAGACATGACAGAAGACATGCTGTCCTCTCCAGAGTGTCTGAAACGATTCACTATACAG GAAGTCATCATGAGCAGATGGGTCTCCTCAAGAGAGCGAACTGAACAGGAGGAAATCTAA